A window of Deltaproteobacteria bacterium contains these coding sequences:
- a CDS encoding UDP-N-acetylmuramoyl-tripeptide--D-alanyl-D-alanine ligase, producing MQETIETNQWLLDELARATQAELRGGGLPAHIESVGTDTRSLPPRSLFVALRGENFDGHEFLQKALDSNCLALMVDKQGADAVHSLEGSPVPALVVDDTLFGYGELAAFHRRQMARPVAAVTGSNGKTTTKELMAAALNSRGPVHKTAGNFNNLIGVPKTILDWKNDAWAAVVEMGMNIPGEIERLTQIAAPDVAVITNVAGAHLEGLGSIEGVARAKGELFANLPPNAVGVVNLDDPMICSVCLPLLGTRPRLTFGKGRSADVRILEYISTKTGCIVRLSIQGHGFDFPVPLFGVHQASNIAAAVSVALALGSRPASIQAGLSGVAVPGGRCRVFMQSGRNMIDDSYNANPASMSAAFKTMEVLAGSNRRLAALGSMFELGDEAAVLHFQVGENAAKSGIDEVFALGPWAKDLAAGAQEAGARGYAFEEMNDLTGHLTQSLKDGEWLLVKGSRGMRMERVFDALDTEMTN from the coding sequence ATGCAAGAAACAATCGAAACAAATCAATGGCTGCTTGATGAGCTTGCGCGAGCGACTCAAGCAGAACTTCGTGGAGGGGGGCTCCCAGCCCACATTGAATCGGTAGGGACCGACACCCGGTCCCTACCACCACGAAGTTTGTTTGTTGCCCTTCGGGGCGAAAATTTCGATGGTCACGAATTTCTCCAAAAAGCTCTCGATTCCAACTGCCTCGCTTTGATGGTTGATAAGCAAGGTGCAGATGCTGTGCACAGTTTAGAGGGTTCTCCCGTTCCGGCTTTGGTCGTTGATGACACACTCTTTGGTTACGGGGAGCTTGCTGCTTTCCACCGACGACAAATGGCTCGTCCTGTTGCGGCGGTTACCGGCTCCAATGGTAAGACAACGACGAAAGAGCTGATGGCGGCGGCATTAAATTCTCGAGGGCCCGTTCACAAAACTGCCGGTAACTTCAACAATCTCATTGGCGTTCCAAAAACAATTCTCGACTGGAAGAATGATGCCTGGGCCGCAGTGGTCGAAATGGGCATGAACATTCCGGGTGAGATAGAGCGGTTAACTCAGATAGCAGCGCCTGATGTGGCAGTGATCACAAATGTAGCGGGCGCACATCTTGAGGGACTCGGAAGCATCGAAGGCGTGGCGCGCGCCAAAGGTGAGCTTTTTGCAAACTTACCTCCCAACGCTGTGGGCGTGGTGAATTTAGATGACCCGATGATTTGCTCTGTTTGCCTGCCTTTACTGGGAACTCGCCCTCGCCTTACTTTCGGAAAAGGCCGATCTGCAGATGTGAGAATTCTAGAATACATCAGTACGAAAACAGGCTGTATTGTACGGTTGAGTATTCAGGGCCATGGTTTTGATTTCCCGGTTCCACTCTTTGGCGTTCATCAGGCTTCCAATATTGCAGCGGCGGTTTCAGTTGCCCTTGCCCTTGGCTCCCGGCCAGCGTCTATCCAGGCCGGCCTCTCGGGAGTAGCGGTTCCTGGTGGTCGGTGCCGAGTGTTTATGCAGTCTGGCCGAAATATGATCGATGATTCCTACAATGCAAACCCAGCATCGATGTCTGCGGCTTTCAAGACCATGGAAGTTCTCGCGGGAAGTAACCGCCGATTGGCGGCTCTAGGCTCCATGTTTGAGCTTGGTGATGAAGCAGCGGTCTTGCATTTTCAAGTTGGCGAAAATGCGGCGAAATCAGGAATTGATGAAGTATTTGCTTTAGGGCCTTGGGCAAAAGATTTAGCTGCCGGTGCTCAAGAAGCCGGTGCTCGTGGATATGCATTCGAAGAAATGAATGACCTCACTGGTCACCTCACTCAATCGCTGAAAGATGGCGAGTGGTTGCTGGTTAAAGGTTCGCGAGGAATGCGAATGGAACGCGTTTTTGATGCGTTAGATACGGAAATGACTAACTGA
- a CDS encoding UDP-N-acetylmuramate--L-alanine ligase produces the protein MFRGRAHRLHFVGIGGIGMSGIAEVLLNLGYEIHGSDMRKSSVTERLTSMGAVIHQDHAAENVSECDVVVTSTAVRADNPEVKEARRIGIPVIRRAEMLAELMRMKYGIAVAGTHGKTTTTSLCATILGEGGIDPTVVIGGRLKSISSNARLGEGEYLVAEADESDGSFLKLMPTIAVVTNIDPEHLDHWSGGLPEIVDAFVDFVNKVPFYGCSVVCLDHPTVQASLPRIEKRYLTYGLSPQADYCASNLETVNGQVSFDVVAHGEAMGRVTLNMIGQHNVQNALAAIAVADEVGVDFAVSIRALGTFEGIGRRFESKGEVGGIEVVDDYAHHPEELRATLGAAREAFDRRVVVAFQPHRYSRTQNLMDDFATCFNASDVLLLTDIYAASEDPIEGVTASALADVIRAHGHHDVSWVGSVADAGKALQERVQPGDLVITCGAGNIYQAGEMLLEELKKNVFKKEDE, from the coding sequence ATGTTTAGAGGACGTGCCCATCGGCTCCATTTTGTTGGTATTGGCGGAATTGGGATGAGTGGTATTGCCGAAGTTCTCCTGAACTTGGGCTATGAAATTCACGGTTCTGATATGCGAAAATCTTCAGTGACTGAGCGTTTAACTTCAATGGGCGCTGTGATTCATCAAGACCACGCAGCTGAAAATGTCTCCGAGTGTGACGTTGTCGTCACCTCCACCGCAGTTCGCGCCGATAATCCAGAGGTGAAAGAAGCCCGCCGGATTGGTATCCCTGTAATCCGACGAGCTGAAATGCTAGCGGAGCTGATGCGAATGAAATATGGCATCGCTGTTGCGGGTACTCACGGCAAAACCACGACCACGAGTTTGTGCGCTACGATTTTAGGCGAGGGCGGTATTGATCCCACTGTGGTTATCGGTGGCAGGCTGAAGTCGATTTCATCGAATGCGCGGCTGGGCGAAGGCGAATACCTGGTAGCAGAAGCCGACGAGAGTGATGGCTCCTTCTTGAAGTTGATGCCAACCATCGCGGTTGTAACGAATATCGATCCCGAGCACTTGGACCACTGGTCCGGAGGTTTACCTGAGATTGTTGATGCCTTCGTCGATTTCGTAAACAAGGTCCCGTTTTATGGATGTTCAGTGGTGTGTTTGGACCATCCAACGGTTCAAGCTTCCTTGCCGCGCATCGAAAAACGCTACCTAACCTACGGATTATCTCCTCAAGCTGATTATTGTGCTTCGAACCTCGAGACGGTCAACGGCCAGGTCTCATTTGATGTGGTGGCTCATGGCGAGGCCATGGGACGCGTAACATTGAATATGATTGGTCAGCACAATGTACAAAATGCATTGGCTGCAATTGCCGTGGCGGATGAAGTCGGTGTCGACTTTGCCGTTTCCATTCGAGCACTTGGTACGTTTGAGGGCATTGGACGGCGCTTTGAGTCCAAAGGTGAGGTTGGCGGGATTGAGGTGGTTGATGACTATGCACACCACCCAGAAGAACTTAGAGCCACCCTTGGCGCTGCGCGAGAGGCGTTTGACCGCCGCGTCGTCGTGGCTTTTCAACCCCACCGCTACAGTAGAACGCAGAATCTGATGGATGATTTTGCGACCTGCTTCAACGCTTCAGATGTGCTCTTGCTCACGGATATCTATGCGGCAAGTGAAGACCCGATTGAAGGTGTAACAGCCTCTGCGTTGGCGGACGTCATTCGAGCCCATGGGCACCATGACGTAAGCTGGGTGGGCTCAGTTGCAGATGCAGGAAAAGCTCTACAGGAACGTGTTCAACCTGGCGACTTGGTGATTACCTGCGGTGCAGGAAATATCTATCAAGCCGGTGAAATGCTTTTAGAAGAGCTAAAAAAGAACGTTTTTAAAAAAGAAGATGAATAA
- the murG gene encoding undecaprenyldiphospho-muramoylpentapeptide beta-N-acetylglucosaminyltransferase, producing the protein MMDVLIAGGGTGGHLFPGIALAQEVRRRDPNARIVFVGSPRGIEKHAVPKAGFDLRLIPVSGLRSKGLKERLLGLMRLPVAMVQAFWVVARFRPDVAVSCGGYAAGPAVLAARILGVPCIVMEQNAVPGVTNRILGKVAHRVISALPVKGFSPEKVRVLGNPVRSDLLRVRDTGYTLSETPQILLFGGSQGARALNEAMMELAPVLDQEGLNVRIVHQTGRLDYERVKEHYKTLGIERIEARQFIDDMATEYEAADLVICRAGATTIAELTVVGRPSILVPFPFAVDDHQTANALELENQGAALHLPQTELSAQKILELLKGFLADSDKLKTMAQASFDAGRPDAVSQIFDALKEEIKHV; encoded by the coding sequence GTGATGGATGTGTTGATTGCCGGCGGCGGTACCGGTGGCCACCTATTTCCTGGAATCGCGCTGGCCCAAGAGGTTCGGCGACGAGACCCCAATGCGCGCATTGTATTTGTAGGTTCTCCCCGGGGCATCGAAAAACATGCAGTCCCCAAAGCTGGGTTTGATCTGCGGCTGATTCCCGTGAGTGGTTTACGAAGCAAAGGTTTGAAAGAAAGACTTTTAGGTCTCATGCGATTGCCGGTGGCGATGGTGCAGGCGTTTTGGGTCGTCGCTCGGTTTCGGCCAGATGTTGCGGTTTCTTGTGGCGGCTATGCCGCAGGTCCTGCAGTTTTGGCGGCCCGGATACTCGGTGTGCCGTGTATTGTGATGGAGCAAAATGCCGTTCCAGGTGTTACGAATCGAATATTGGGTAAAGTTGCCCACCGAGTTATCTCCGCGCTTCCGGTAAAAGGTTTCTCTCCGGAGAAGGTTCGGGTCTTAGGAAATCCAGTTCGTTCAGATTTACTCCGTGTCCGTGATACCGGCTACACCTTGAGCGAAACTCCGCAGATCCTTCTTTTTGGAGGTTCACAAGGCGCACGAGCTCTAAATGAAGCGATGATGGAGTTGGCTCCGGTATTAGACCAAGAGGGCTTAAACGTTCGCATTGTCCACCAAACTGGCCGCTTGGATTATGAGCGAGTTAAGGAACACTATAAAACGCTTGGTATTGAGCGAATCGAGGCCCGTCAATTCATTGATGATATGGCGACTGAGTATGAGGCCGCCGACTTGGTGATTTGCCGTGCAGGCGCCACGACCATCGCAGAGCTTACCGTGGTCGGACGTCCCTCGATTCTTGTACCTTTTCCGTTTGCAGTTGATGACCATCAAACGGCGAATGCGTTGGAACTAGAAAACCAGGGTGCTGCGCTGCATTTACCTCAAACCGAACTTTCGGCTCAGAAGATTTTAGAGCTTCTCAAGGGATTTCTCGCAGATTCAGACAAGTTAAAAACCATGGCTCAGGCAAGTTTCGATGCAGGTCGTCCAGATGCCGTCTCACAGATTTTTGATGCTTTGAAAGAGGAGATTAAGCATGTTTAG
- a CDS encoding UDP-N-acetylmuramoyl-L-alanyl-D-glutamate--2,6-diaminopimelate ligase gives MSSLFIDQDIKQEGPDVEVLGLAYDSRAVKNGFLFAALKGSQGDGKAHVNDAVARGAVAVLSADPIAQPGVTNILAKHPRKALALAANNFYARPDQKLKMIGITGTNGKTTVAHLVEGILEAAGLAPGVIGTLGARYLNKTIETGLTTPQSVDLSSMLSQMTTEGVASVVMEVSSHALEQDRVGGVQYDVGVFTNLTQDHLDYHGSMNAYFDAKSILINERLKQNGAAVLNLDDPTIAGLNVEGVWGFSVKGHPQARIVAEQIEMGRDDTRVQVSIDGHSLNIHSRMVGGFNVENILAAAGVGAALGFSHDVIRQGIESVDAVPGRLERVNQVGEPLVVVDYAHTPDALEKALTAVREITNGNVFCVFGCGGDRDTEKREPMGQAVGLGADSAVVTNDNPRGESPEAIAEMIRPGLVTSGMASGHLGNLKEYEIELDRSLAIGKAVRAAGPNDAVLIAGKGHEDYQITGDEKRYFDDREEARSALKARE, from the coding sequence GTGAGTTCTCTATTCATAGATCAGGATATTAAGCAGGAGGGCCCCGACGTGGAGGTTCTTGGATTGGCTTATGATTCCAGAGCTGTGAAAAATGGATTCTTGTTTGCAGCACTTAAGGGTTCGCAGGGAGATGGCAAGGCGCATGTAAACGATGCGGTTGCACGTGGCGCGGTTGCTGTTCTCAGCGCTGATCCCATTGCTCAACCAGGTGTTACGAACATTCTCGCTAAGCATCCCCGTAAAGCCCTGGCGCTTGCGGCCAATAATTTTTACGCTCGCCCTGATCAAAAACTTAAAATGATAGGGATTACCGGGACGAACGGTAAGACCACCGTCGCCCATTTGGTTGAAGGAATTCTTGAGGCAGCTGGTCTGGCTCCTGGCGTCATCGGAACTCTCGGCGCACGTTATCTAAACAAGACCATCGAAACCGGACTTACCACGCCGCAATCTGTTGACCTGTCCTCCATGCTTTCACAGATGACTACGGAGGGTGTCGCCAGCGTGGTTATGGAAGTGAGTTCTCATGCCTTGGAGCAAGATCGAGTCGGCGGTGTCCAGTATGACGTTGGTGTTTTCACAAACTTAACTCAAGACCATTTAGATTATCACGGCTCTATGAATGCATACTTCGATGCTAAGTCTATCTTGATTAACGAGCGTTTGAAGCAAAACGGAGCGGCAGTGTTGAACCTCGATGACCCGACCATAGCCGGGCTAAACGTCGAGGGCGTTTGGGGCTTTAGTGTCAAAGGTCATCCACAAGCTCGAATCGTTGCTGAGCAAATTGAGATGGGCCGCGACGACACCCGAGTTCAAGTATCTATCGATGGGCACAGCCTAAACATTCATAGCCGCATGGTTGGTGGCTTCAACGTTGAAAATATTCTTGCAGCCGCAGGTGTTGGCGCAGCTCTCGGTTTTAGCCACGATGTGATCCGCCAAGGTATTGAAAGTGTGGACGCGGTGCCCGGCCGGCTTGAGAGAGTGAATCAAGTTGGTGAACCGTTGGTGGTTGTAGATTACGCCCATACACCAGACGCTTTGGAAAAGGCTCTTACAGCTGTTCGAGAAATTACGAATGGAAATGTTTTTTGCGTCTTTGGTTGCGGTGGTGACCGAGACACTGAAAAGCGCGAGCCCATGGGACAAGCAGTGGGCCTTGGTGCAGACAGTGCAGTTGTAACCAATGACAATCCTCGCGGTGAATCACCGGAAGCGATTGCCGAAATGATAAGACCGGGCTTGGTGACCAGTGGGATGGCCTCGGGGCATTTAGGAAACCTAAAAGAATACGAAATAGAATTGGACCGTTCCCTTGCGATTGGAAAAGCCGTGCGCGCGGCTGGACCCAACGATGCAGTATTGATCGCAGGCAAAGGACACGAGGACTATCAAATAACTGGAGATGAGAAACGATATTTTGACGACCGAGAAGAAGCACGAAGTGCCTTAAAAGCACGGGAATAA
- a CDS encoding phospho-N-acetylmuramoyl-pentapeptide-transferase, translating to MMLYHLFTAWADVIGPFRVFRYPSFRIPAAALTALVLMLWLFPRFIEFLRSQQHGVSNVREDTPEQHQVKRGTPTMGGVFILITLMVSTLLWADLSNIFVWAVLLVTAGFGAIGFIDDYRKVKKKDSKGLPGRKKLLYQVFVLGGLTAFLMAARAGYFGTPIELDTTVSLPFVSVKLFNPDIGWLYVPFAFLVVMGTSHAVNLTDGLDGLAIGPTVVSASTFMILAYIAGLVLGVNAGGTYVEFNAADYLNLVHIEGMGELAILCAAIAGAGIGFLWFNTFPASVFMGDVGSLALGGALGAIAVLTKNEFLSAIIHGVFLVEVLSVITQVASFKLTGKRVFRMAPIHHHFELKGWAEPKIIVRFWIASIILALVGLVTLKLR from the coding sequence CTGATGTTATATCATCTATTCACAGCATGGGCCGATGTCATTGGGCCTTTTCGAGTTTTTCGATACCCTTCGTTTAGAATCCCTGCGGCTGCGCTCACGGCTCTGGTCTTGATGCTTTGGTTATTTCCGCGCTTCATTGAATTTTTGAGATCGCAGCAACACGGCGTCAGCAATGTTCGAGAGGACACGCCGGAACAGCACCAGGTTAAACGAGGCACTCCTACGATGGGTGGTGTTTTTATTTTAATCACCTTGATGGTCAGCACTTTACTCTGGGCTGATTTGAGTAACATTTTTGTTTGGGCTGTTTTATTGGTCACTGCTGGCTTTGGAGCCATCGGGTTCATCGATGATTATCGCAAGGTAAAAAAGAAAGACTCCAAGGGTCTACCGGGGCGCAAGAAACTTCTCTATCAAGTTTTTGTATTAGGTGGACTGACAGCTTTTTTAATGGCTGCGCGTGCGGGGTATTTTGGAACACCCATCGAACTTGATACCACGGTTTCACTTCCTTTTGTTTCGGTAAAACTATTTAACCCTGATATTGGCTGGCTTTATGTCCCATTCGCATTCTTGGTCGTCATGGGTACCTCCCACGCGGTGAACCTCACCGATGGATTGGATGGACTGGCCATCGGTCCAACAGTCGTGAGCGCATCAACCTTCATGATCTTGGCCTATATTGCAGGTTTGGTTTTGGGTGTGAATGCCGGCGGAACCTACGTTGAGTTCAACGCAGCTGATTATCTCAACTTGGTTCATATCGAAGGTATGGGTGAGCTGGCGATTTTGTGCGCGGCCATTGCCGGAGCAGGCATCGGTTTTCTGTGGTTCAACACATTTCCAGCCTCGGTATTCATGGGTGATGTTGGTTCATTGGCCCTTGGAGGGGCACTCGGAGCCATCGCGGTTTTAACGAAGAATGAATTCTTAAGTGCGATTATCCACGGTGTATTTTTGGTGGAAGTGTTGAGTGTCATCACTCAGGTGGCCAGCTTTAAGCTTACCGGAAAACGCGTTTTTCGAATGGCGCCAATTCATCACCACTTTGAACTCAAAGGCTGGGCAGAACCGAAAATCATTGTTCGCTTTTGGATTGCTTCAATTATCCTTGCCTTGGTTGGATTGGTAACACTGAAACTACGATGA
- the ftsW gene encoding putative lipid II flippase FtsW, whose protein sequence is MSQQLKLKEAPKIDLWLCGSVIALLTLGLVMVYSSSSAHAAKSFGDPEFFIRRQLMWCTLGLGGIALVLRVPTHIFSRRAGWFALFAVVLCAIVLIPGIGVKVGGARRWLDLGLARFQPSEFAKVALVILFAVVCSRRAARGDTDTKSLIVPFLFAQIPIALIYFEPDLGTAFVIEMVLLTMLLVAGLKIRVVAMVTLAIAPIVYHLIMGTHYRLRRVMGFIDPWAHRSDEGYQLTEALISIGSGGLTGLGLGQGKKQLFFLPEAHTDFIFAILAEELGLIGVVFFVTAFSILVFRSVRIAMKAPDLFRVFLATGITAMLAIPMLFNLAVVTGLVPTKGLPLPFMSSGGSNMLMALVCVGVLLRIHLETQDGHDIGGEHA, encoded by the coding sequence ATGAGTCAGCAGTTGAAGTTGAAAGAAGCACCCAAGATCGATCTTTGGTTATGCGGCTCCGTGATTGCTCTCTTAACACTGGGCTTGGTCATGGTTTACTCCAGCAGCTCCGCCCATGCAGCAAAATCTTTCGGAGATCCCGAGTTCTTTATCCGTCGCCAGTTGATGTGGTGCACGTTGGGACTGGGGGGTATTGCTCTTGTGCTGCGCGTTCCCACTCATATTTTCTCGCGCCGAGCGGGTTGGTTCGCACTTTTTGCGGTTGTACTTTGTGCAATCGTTTTGATTCCCGGAATAGGCGTCAAAGTTGGCGGTGCCCGCCGCTGGCTTGATTTGGGTTTAGCTAGATTTCAGCCATCTGAGTTTGCGAAGGTAGCATTGGTTATTTTATTCGCAGTCGTTTGCTCTCGCCGAGCAGCCCGCGGTGACACAGATACAAAAAGCTTAATCGTTCCTTTTCTTTTCGCTCAGATTCCCATCGCCTTGATTTATTTTGAACCCGATTTGGGCACCGCTTTTGTAATAGAAATGGTTCTTTTGACTATGTTGCTGGTGGCGGGCTTAAAAATACGGGTCGTGGCCATGGTGACCTTGGCCATTGCTCCCATTGTTTACCATCTGATTATGGGAACACACTACCGGCTACGCCGGGTGATGGGATTTATCGATCCTTGGGCTCATCGATCAGACGAAGGCTACCAATTAACAGAGGCATTGATTTCGATTGGCTCTGGAGGACTGACCGGTTTAGGACTTGGTCAGGGTAAGAAACAGCTCTTTTTCTTACCAGAAGCACATACCGACTTTATTTTCGCAATTTTAGCCGAAGAATTGGGCCTTATTGGTGTGGTTTTCTTTGTCACAGCCTTTTCAATTCTGGTATTCCGCTCCGTTCGAATTGCTATGAAGGCACCAGATCTGTTCCGGGTTTTCCTGGCAACGGGTATTACGGCGATGCTGGCAATCCCGATGTTGTTTAATTTGGCAGTGGTGACTGGGTTGGTTCCTACAAAGGGTCTCCCGTTACCATTTATGAGTTCAGGTGGTTCCAATATGTTGATGGCGCTTGTTTGTGTGGGAGTTCTTTTAAGAATTCACCTGGAAACTCAAGATGGCCACGACATCGGTGGAGAACACGCGTGA
- the murD gene encoding UDP-N-acetylmuramoyl-L-alanine--D-glutamate ligase, with protein sequence MSLWKPSNSELAKLDEILGSLPGRRIGLLGLGVAGRAMAHYLVKQGANVVAADLRTELGQDENLSPNLTLRLGSMSESTFDDVEALVISPGAHPEQPAVQAVRASGRPVFGELELVGNLGAKVVAITGTNGKSTTTALIGRLIEGLGYSVFVGGNLGDPLSRFAASGESVDVLVLELSSFQLETAYRYRPDVSVVLNVTPDHGERYDDLEDYALTKANILASQTDEQVAVLSADDTRVEKMAQNTAAQVRWFSTGADLSNRDGLYLNNDTAQGSGKLSSELNLNLEHEKLFGRHNRENALAAFLAVDGLGLADHNWSGILKGYRGFGGLEHRLEWVREVDGVRFINDSKATNDEAAAVALRALPAPVVLLAGGRSKGGGYEALVQASKDKVTQVIAFGEAGDEIYERFSKEPLDTRQCTTMLEAVAGSLTGCTEGTTVVLAPACSSFDEFPNYTVRGQVFKQAVLALGEGAAR encoded by the coding sequence ATGAGTTTATGGAAGCCCTCCAATAGCGAGCTTGCAAAGCTCGACGAGATACTCGGCTCATTGCCTGGTAGGCGCATCGGTCTACTGGGGCTTGGTGTCGCCGGGAGGGCCATGGCTCATTACCTCGTCAAGCAGGGCGCAAATGTTGTAGCCGCGGACCTGAGAACAGAGCTTGGGCAGGATGAAAATCTCAGTCCAAATCTGACGCTTCGTTTGGGCTCAATGTCTGAAAGCACGTTTGACGATGTGGAGGCTTTGGTTATTTCACCAGGAGCGCATCCAGAGCAACCAGCGGTCCAAGCGGTTCGAGCATCTGGACGACCAGTTTTCGGCGAACTTGAGTTGGTAGGTAACTTGGGAGCGAAGGTTGTTGCCATTACTGGGACCAATGGAAAAAGCACCACCACGGCATTGATCGGTCGTCTGATCGAGGGCTTGGGTTACAGCGTTTTTGTGGGCGGTAACCTCGGTGATCCATTAAGCCGGTTTGCCGCCAGTGGAGAGTCGGTTGATGTGTTGGTCCTTGAGTTGTCGAGTTTCCAACTTGAAACGGCGTACCGTTACCGGCCTGATGTATCCGTTGTCCTCAATGTGACGCCAGACCATGGCGAGCGATATGACGATTTAGAAGACTATGCATTAACGAAAGCCAATATCTTGGCCAGTCAAACAGATGAGCAGGTCGCCGTTTTAAGTGCAGATGATACTCGGGTCGAAAAGATGGCTCAAAATACAGCTGCTCAAGTTCGTTGGTTTTCAACCGGCGCAGATTTGAGCAATCGAGATGGCCTCTACTTAAACAACGATACCGCCCAAGGCAGTGGTAAACTTAGCTCAGAACTGAATCTCAACCTTGAGCACGAAAAACTCTTTGGCAGGCATAACCGAGAAAATGCTTTGGCTGCGTTCCTCGCGGTAGATGGCTTGGGTCTCGCCGACCACAATTGGTCCGGCATCCTTAAGGGTTATCGGGGTTTTGGTGGCCTTGAGCACCGGCTTGAGTGGGTTCGCGAAGTAGATGGAGTGCGCTTTATCAATGACTCCAAGGCGACCAACGATGAAGCTGCGGCGGTTGCGTTAAGAGCCTTGCCGGCTCCGGTCGTGTTACTGGCCGGCGGTCGCAGCAAGGGCGGCGGGTATGAAGCCCTGGTTCAGGCGAGCAAAGACAAAGTGACTCAGGTGATAGCTTTTGGTGAAGCCGGCGATGAGATTTACGAACGATTTTCCAAAGAGCCGTTAGATACGAGGCAATGCACAACGATGCTAGAAGCAGTTGCGGGATCCTTGACCGGTTGTACAGAGGGAACAACCGTGGTGCTTGCGCCAGCTTGTTCTAGTTTTGATGAATTTCCCAATTACACCGTGCGAGGACAGGTTTTTAAACAAGCTGTTCTTGCTCTGGGCGAAGGGGCAGCGCGATGA